AAACCGGCTTCCACTCCATCTTCGACACGCCCAGGATCGCCACCTCGGGATGGTTCACGATCGGCGTGAAGAAGCTGCCCCCGATGCCGCCGAGGCTCGAGATGCTGAACGTGCCGCCTTGCAGGTCGCCGGGCGTGAGCTTGCGCGTACGCGCGCGCGTCGAGAGATCCTCGAGCTCGCGCGCGAGATCGAACAGGCCCTTCTGGTCCGCGTTCTTGATCACCGGCACGACGAGGCCGTTCTCGGTGTCGACCGCGACGCCGACGTGGAAGTAGCGCTTCAGCACGAGCGCCTCGCCCGTGCGATCGAGCGAGGCGTTGAAGTGCGGGAACTCCTTCAGCGCCGCCGTCACCGCTTTCACGACGAACGGCAGAAACGTGATCTTGACGCCGCGCTTTTCGGCCTCGCCCTTCAGCGACTTGCGGAACGCATCGAGCTCGGTGATGTCCGCGTTGTCGTGCTGCGTGACGTGAGGGACCGTCACCCAGCTGCGGTGCAGGTTCGCGGCGCTGAGCTTGCGCACGCGGTTCAGCGGCTGCAGCTCGGTCGGGCCCCACTTCGTGAAGTCGATCTCGAGCGGCGCCGCGACCGAGATGCCCGCGATCGGCACGCCGCCTGCGCCGCGGCCCGACAGCGAGGCCTTCACGAACGCCTGCACGTCCTCCTTCTGCACGCGGCCCTTGCGGCCGGTGCCCGGCACGAGCGTCAGGTCGACGCCGAGCTCGCGCGCGAGCTGCCGCACCGACGGGCTCGCGTGCGCGCGCGCGACGCGGGGTGCATCCGCGGCGTCCGCACCCTGCGCCAGCGCGAGCGCGTTCGGCG
The window above is part of the Deltaproteobacteria bacterium genome. Proteins encoded here:
- a CDS encoding 2-oxo acid dehydrogenase subunit E2, yielding PNALALAQGADAADAPRVARAHASPSVRQLARELGVDLTLVPGTGRKGRVQKEDVQAFVKASLSGRGAGGVPIAGISVAAPLEIDFTKWGPTELQPLNRVRKLSAANLHRSWVTVPHVTQHDNADITELDAFRKSLKGEAEKRGVKITFLPFVVKAVTAALKEFPHFNASLDRTGEALVLKRYFHVGVAVDTENGLVVPVIKNADQKGLFDLARELEDLSTRARTRKLTPGDLQGGTFSISSLGGIGGSFFTPIVNHPEVAILGVSKMEWKPVYQGNAFVPRLLLPLSLSYDHRVIDGADAVRFTTRLAQLLADLRLLLV